The following coding sequences are from one Nicotiana tomentosiformis chromosome 3, ASM39032v3, whole genome shotgun sequence window:
- the LOC104110450 gene encoding LOW QUALITY PROTEIN: uncharacterized protein (The sequence of the model RefSeq protein was modified relative to this genomic sequence to represent the inferred CDS: substituted 1 base at 1 genomic stop codon), protein MSMNQRCLFMVWNRKSKNGTAIACPIIRDELLSFVSMGSDPPDKKLNSALLLSRRTYPPRDSWNFSPSFGYAGTKSPLTTNQQTSSGWVLPGRSEQQGMPRRRFSSXAAVSRSRGRSAPCPRIWGICSHKILLQSDLAGERSQFATENKTASERTFVRFFSTKHGSLRITVGRWLPKETPIRSAPWLGGIYLIPITRRGSL, encoded by the exons ATGTCGATGAATCAAAGGTGTCTGTTTATGGTATGGAATAGGAAGAGCAAGAATGGAACCGCTATCGCTTGTCCTATCATCCGCGATGAGCTTCTTTCATTCGTCAGTATGGG ATCAGATCCACCAGACAAGAAACTCAATTCCGCACTGCTGCTGAGTCGTCGGACTTATCCACCAAGGGATTCGTGGAATTTCT CGCCCTCTTTTGGGTATGCAGGTACTAAGAGTCCTCTCACTACCAACCAGCAGACATCATCTGGCTGGGTCTTGCCG GGGAGATCGGAGCAACAGGGAATGCCTAGACGACGTTTTTCTTCCTAGGCTGCAGTAAGTAGATCGAGAGGTCGTTCCGCCCCTTGTCCCCGAATATGGGGAATATGTTCTCATAAAATCTTGCTCCAATCTGACCTAGCTGGCGAGCGATCCCAGTTCGCGACAGAGAACAAGACAGCAAGCGAGCGTACTTTTGTTCGCTTCTTCTCCACCAAGCACGGAAGTTTAAGGATAACTGTAGGTCGGTGGCTACCTAAGGAAACTCCGATTCGATCCGCCCCCTGGCTGGGAGGCATCTACCTCATCCCGATCACAAGGAGAGGTTCACTATGA